The following are from one region of the Carnobacterium gallinarum DSM 4847 genome:
- the dnaB gene encoding replicative DNA helicase, translating to MVNEAFQDRLPPQSIEAEQAVLGAIFLDPDTVVGALEFLEPQDFYRRGHQLIFQTMIDLNNRNEAIDIVTVMNNLESQNQLEDVGGMTYLAELAVAVPTAANMEHYAKIIEGKSILRKLIHTATDIVTQGFEEGEELSAILDQAERSILEVSERRNSTGFLAISDVLNSSIAKIDQLYQNDEEITGLPTGYQALDQMTAGLQKEELIILAARPAVGKTAFALNIAQNIGTKTDETVAIFSLEMGAESLVNRMLCAEGNIDASHLRTGNLNEEEWQNLIVAMGSLSKASIYIDDTAGIRIAEIRAKCRRLAQEKGGIGLILIDYLQLIEGSGKESRQQEVSEISRQLKKLAKELKVPVIALSQLSRGVEQRQDKRPVMSDIRESGSIEQDADIVAFLYREDYYDREGGEDDGDQDHDEAGEDNIIEVIIEKNRSGARGTVKLLFVKEYNKFTSISYRPEP from the coding sequence TTGGTAAATGAAGCTTTTCAAGATCGATTGCCACCTCAAAGTATTGAGGCTGAGCAAGCTGTTTTAGGTGCTATTTTTCTTGATCCTGATACAGTCGTAGGTGCTTTAGAATTTCTAGAGCCACAAGATTTTTATCGTCGTGGGCATCAATTAATTTTTCAAACGATGATTGACTTAAATAATCGTAATGAAGCGATTGATATCGTCACGGTTATGAATAATTTAGAAAGTCAAAATCAACTAGAAGATGTTGGTGGAATGACTTATCTGGCTGAATTAGCAGTGGCCGTTCCAACGGCAGCCAATATGGAACATTATGCTAAAATCATTGAAGGAAAATCAATTCTTAGAAAATTAATTCATACGGCTACGGATATTGTAACTCAAGGATTTGAAGAGGGAGAAGAGCTGAGCGCGATTTTAGATCAAGCTGAGCGAAGTATTCTAGAAGTTTCGGAGAGACGGAATAGCACAGGTTTTTTGGCGATTTCAGATGTCTTAAACTCATCAATTGCTAAAATTGATCAACTCTATCAAAATGATGAAGAAATTACAGGTTTGCCTACTGGATATCAGGCATTAGATCAAATGACTGCAGGCTTGCAAAAAGAAGAACTGATTATTTTAGCAGCGCGTCCAGCGGTAGGGAAAACGGCCTTCGCATTAAATATTGCGCAAAATATTGGAACAAAAACTGATGAAACAGTAGCTATTTTTAGTCTGGAAATGGGTGCGGAATCTTTAGTAAACCGGATGCTTTGTGCAGAGGGGAACATTGATGCTAGCCACTTACGTACAGGTAATTTGAACGAAGAAGAATGGCAGAATTTGATTGTTGCAATGGGAAGCTTGTCTAAGGCTAGTATTTATATTGATGATACAGCAGGGATTCGGATTGCTGAAATTCGAGCAAAATGTCGAAGATTGGCTCAAGAAAAAGGCGGTATTGGCTTGATTTTAATTGATTATTTGCAATTGATTGAGGGCAGTGGTAAAGAAAGTCGTCAACAAGAGGTATCGGAGATTTCACGTCAGTTGAAGAAGTTGGCGAAGGAATTAAAAGTTCCTGTTATCGCACTATCGCAATTGTCTCGTGGAGTAGAGCAACGTCAAGATAAGCGTCCGGTAATGAGTGATATTCGTGAATCGGGATCAATTGAGCAAGATGCAGATATCGTAGCTTTTCTATATCGCGAAGATTATTATGATCGTGAAGGTGGAGAAGATGACGGTGATCAAGATCATGATGAAGCTGGCGAAGACAATATTATAGAAGTCATTATAGAAAAAAACCGGAGTGGTGCACGAGGAACGGTTAAATTATTGTTTGTTAAGGAATACAATAAATTTACGTCGATTTCTTATCGCCCAGAACCGTAA
- a CDS encoding adenylosuccinate synthase gives MSSVVVVGTQWGDEGKGKITDFLSENAEVIARYQGGDNAGHTIKFDGVTYKLHLIPSGIFYKEKISVIGNGVVVNPKSLVTELAYLKEKNIDTDNLRISDRAHVILPYHIKLDQLQEDSKGDQKIGTTIKGIGPAYMDKAARVGIRVADLLDKEIFEERLKINLEEKNRQFVKMFDSTPLEFDDIFEEYYEYGQQIKKYVCDTSVILNDALDDGKRVLFEGAQGVMLDIDQGTYPFVTSSNPVAGGVTIGSGVGPSKIDKVVGVCKAYTSRVGDGPFPTELFDETGQQIREVGKEYGTTTGRPRRVGWFDTVVMRHAKRVSGITNLSLNSIDVLSGLETVKICTSYERNGETIFHYPASLKELAECTPIYEELPGWSEDITGCRTLEELPQNARNYVHRVSELVGVRISTFSVGPDRNQTNVLESVWAQI, from the coding sequence ATGTCTTCAGTAGTAGTTGTTGGTACGCAATGGGGCGATGAAGGAAAAGGTAAAATTACAGATTTTCTAAGTGAGAATGCGGAAGTTATTGCACGTTATCAAGGTGGCGATAATGCTGGTCACACAATTAAATTTGATGGTGTTACTTATAAGTTACATTTAATTCCTTCTGGTATTTTCTATAAGGAGAAGATTAGCGTAATTGGAAACGGCGTTGTAGTGAATCCAAAATCGTTAGTTACAGAATTAGCTTACTTGAAAGAAAAAAATATTGATACTGATAATTTACGTATTTCTGATCGGGCGCATGTTATTCTTCCTTATCATATTAAATTAGATCAATTGCAAGAGGATTCAAAAGGCGATCAAAAAATTGGAACAACAATTAAAGGAATCGGACCAGCTTATATGGATAAGGCTGCTCGTGTAGGGATTCGTGTTGCTGATTTATTAGATAAAGAAATTTTTGAAGAACGTTTAAAAATTAATCTTGAAGAAAAAAATCGTCAATTTGTTAAAATGTTTGATTCAACTCCACTTGAATTTGATGATATTTTTGAAGAATATTATGAATATGGCCAACAAATTAAAAAATATGTATGCGATACTTCAGTAATCTTAAATGATGCTTTAGATGATGGCAAACGTGTTTTATTTGAAGGCGCACAAGGGGTTATGTTGGATATCGATCAAGGAACTTATCCATTTGTAACGTCATCTAATCCTGTTGCTGGTGGCGTAACGATTGGGAGTGGCGTTGGTCCTTCTAAAATCGATAAAGTCGTTGGTGTTTGTAAAGCGTATACTAGTCGTGTTGGTGATGGTCCTTTCCCAACTGAATTATTTGATGAAACGGGTCAACAAATTCGTGAAGTTGGAAAAGAATATGGTACAACAACTGGTCGTCCACGTCGAGTTGGTTGGTTTGATACAGTTGTGATGCGTCATGCAAAACGCGTTTCTGGAATTACTAATTTATCATTGAATTCAATCGATGTGTTAAGTGGTTTAGAAACGGTTAAGATTTGTACATCATATGAACGTAATGGTGAGACAATCTTCCATTATCCAGCGAGCTTGAAAGAGTTAGCTGAATGTACTCCGATTTATGAAGAATTACCTGGTTGGAGTGAAGATATTACAGGTTGCCGTACTCTAGAAGAGTTACCACAAAATGCACGTAACTATGTGCACCGTGTTTCTGAATTAGTTGGCGTCCGTATTTCAACATTCTCAGTTGGTCCAGACCGTAATCAAACAAATGTCCTAGAAAGTGTTTGGGCACAAATTTAA
- a CDS encoding DHH family phosphoesterase, whose translation MKKILTHEKLPSFLKNEKLKIGAIGLGFTLTAVIVLSFFANFWIGLILFVLFSIVAVLLIYSIKTITVETNKYIADLSYRIKRGEQEALIKMPIGILLYNEEYELQWTNPYLQLYFGNQEVLGKKIKEIDEELATIIKDNKSSGLTNIKWGDKDFQMIVQDDIKVVYLMDITQYAKIEEQYIDEKIVIGNIFIDNYDEIVQSMNDRSISNLNSFVATQLTNWAKAHQIYLKKVSDDRFIMMLYLESLVKIESEKFSIIDRIRERTSKQNFPLTLSMGVAYGDKNLSDLANLAQSNLDLALGRGGDQVVVKPVDEEARFYGGKTNPMEKRTRVRSRMISQALQEIMKHTDKIFVMGHKYPDMDAIGACLGIRRIAEMNNKEAYIVVNPDEFSNDISRLMQEVEKDKNISRYIITPEIAQEMITPTSLLVMVDHHRPTISIAPDLLKATNQVVVIDHHRRGEDFPANPVLVYIEPYASSTAELITELFEYQSNEANPINKIEATAMLAGIIVDTRSFSLRTGSRTFDAASYLRSCGADAVLIQRLLKENVDTYLLRSHLIESIDFIGKNIAVAIGEEDTVYDTVVAAQAADTMLSMADVDASFVITRRADGRVGISARSLGEMNVQVIMERLGGGGHLSNAATQLSGVTILEAKEQLKASIDEKLKEEE comes from the coding sequence ATGAAAAAAATTTTAACTCATGAAAAGCTCCCAAGTTTTTTAAAGAATGAAAAATTAAAAATAGGAGCAATAGGATTAGGTTTTACGCTGACAGCAGTAATTGTATTGAGCTTTTTTGCAAATTTTTGGATTGGTTTAATTCTATTTGTATTATTTTCTATAGTAGCTGTGCTATTAATTTATTCTATAAAAACAATTACGGTAGAAACAAATAAATATATTGCGGACCTGTCTTATCGAATTAAAAGAGGCGAGCAAGAAGCTTTAATAAAAATGCCAATAGGTATTCTTTTATATAATGAAGAATATGAGTTACAATGGACAAATCCTTATTTGCAATTGTACTTTGGTAATCAAGAAGTATTAGGGAAAAAGATTAAAGAAATTGATGAAGAGCTAGCAACGATTATTAAAGACAATAAATCTTCAGGTTTAACGAATATTAAATGGGGCGATAAAGATTTTCAAATGATTGTTCAGGATGATATTAAAGTTGTCTATTTAATGGATATTACACAATATGCTAAAATCGAAGAACAATATATTGATGAGAAAATAGTTATTGGAAATATCTTTATTGATAACTATGATGAAATTGTTCAATCAATGAATGATCGTAGTATTTCTAACTTGAATAGTTTTGTTGCAACTCAATTAACAAATTGGGCTAAGGCGCATCAAATTTATTTGAAAAAAGTTTCAGATGATCGTTTTATTATGATGTTGTATTTGGAATCATTGGTTAAAATTGAATCTGAAAAATTTAGTATTATTGATCGTATTCGTGAACGAACATCAAAACAAAATTTCCCTTTAACTCTTAGTATGGGGGTTGCGTATGGTGATAAGAATTTAAGTGATTTGGCTAATTTAGCTCAAAGTAATTTAGATTTAGCCTTAGGTCGTGGTGGAGATCAGGTAGTAGTTAAACCGGTGGATGAAGAAGCTCGTTTTTACGGAGGCAAAACAAATCCAATGGAAAAACGAACGCGTGTTCGTTCTAGAATGATTAGTCAAGCTCTACAGGAAATTATGAAACATACAGATAAAATTTTTGTAATGGGTCATAAATATCCTGATATGGATGCAATTGGTGCCTGTTTAGGAATCAGAAGAATTGCTGAAATGAATAATAAAGAAGCTTATATCGTTGTCAATCCTGATGAATTTAGCAATGATATTTCAAGATTAATGCAAGAAGTTGAAAAGGATAAAAATATTAGTCGCTATATTATCACGCCAGAAATTGCACAGGAGATGATTACCCCTACTTCGTTATTGGTAATGGTTGATCATCACCGTCCAACAATTTCGATTGCTCCAGATTTGTTGAAAGCAACGAATCAAGTCGTTGTAATTGATCATCATCGAAGAGGAGAAGATTTTCCAGCAAATCCGGTTCTTGTTTATATTGAACCATATGCATCTTCTACTGCAGAATTGATAACAGAGCTTTTTGAGTATCAATCTAATGAAGCAAACCCTATCAATAAAATCGAGGCGACAGCAATGTTGGCGGGAATTATTGTAGATACACGTAGTTTTTCATTACGAACAGGTTCAAGAACATTTGATGCCGCTAGCTATTTGAGATCATGTGGAGCAGATGCAGTCTTGATTCAACGCCTTCTTAAAGAAAATGTAGACACTTATTTATTGCGTAGTCATTTGATTGAATCAATTGATTTTATTGGTAAAAATATTGCTGTAGCCATTGGTGAAGAGGATACCGTCTATGATACAGTAGTAGCAGCTCAAGCAGCAGATACCATGCTTTCGATGGCAGATGTAGATGCTTCATTTGTCATTACAAGACGTGCAGATGGACGTGTGGGAATTAGTGCACGAAGCTTAGGTGAAATGAATGTTCAAGTAATTATGGAAAGACTGGGTGGAGGAGGACACTTATCCAATGCTGCGACACAGCTTTCTGGTGTAACCATACTTGAAGCAAAAGAACAATTAAAAGCTAGTATTGATGAAAAACTAAAGGAGGAAGAATAG
- the rplI gene encoding 50S ribosomal protein L9, translating into MKVIFLADVKGKGKKGESKNVADGYAQNYLIKNGLAKEATSSSLSELKGQQKAQEKHEAEILKEANDLKSFLENEKTVIVMPAKAGEDSRLFGSITSKQIADAVQKQYDVKLDKRKIDLTTPIRNLGVAKIDVKIHPEVVATLTVNVTQEA; encoded by the coding sequence ATGAAAGTAATTTTTTTAGCAGACGTAAAAGGTAAAGGTAAAAAAGGGGAAAGCAAAAATGTGGCAGATGGTTATGCACAAAATTATTTAATTAAAAATGGATTGGCTAAAGAAGCAACTTCTTCAAGTTTGAGCGAATTAAAAGGGCAACAAAAAGCTCAAGAAAAACATGAAGCTGAAATTTTGAAAGAAGCCAATGACTTAAAATCTTTTCTTGAAAATGAAAAAACAGTTATTGTAATGCCAGCTAAAGCTGGAGAAGATAGCCGTTTATTCGGTTCAATTACATCGAAACAAATTGCAGATGCTGTACAAAAACAATATGATGTAAAATTAGATAAACGAAAAATTGATTTAACAACACCAATTCGTAACTTAGGTGTTGCTAAAATTGATGTGAAGATTCATCCAGAAGTGGTTGCAACCTTAACTGTGAATGTTACACAAGAAGCATAG
- a CDS encoding response regulator yields the protein MYRVLIVEDDPMVLSINQRYLEKIPGFVVADTATGYSEAIQLTSKHRYELILVDIHLKEGNGLTLIKTLRNRNYPAELIMITAASEQEAIRLSLQYGVTDYILKPFQFTRFKKSIALFQQRQELLKDSTTITQEQLDALHFSNPIHPKLTETAVTLDKGLTQPTLDLIVKLIRQQAAGFTVSDLTNATNLSHVSVRKYLHYLEGNGVIKMKLEYGTVGRPTSLYYLIET from the coding sequence ATGTACCGTGTTTTAATTGTGGAAGATGACCCAATGGTGTTATCGATTAATCAACGTTATTTAGAAAAAATTCCTGGTTTTGTTGTTGCCGATACTGCAACTGGTTACTCAGAAGCGATTCAATTAACTAGTAAACACCGTTATGAATTGATTTTAGTAGATATCCATCTAAAGGAAGGCAATGGCTTAACATTGATTAAAACGTTGCGGAATCGGAATTATCCTGCTGAACTTATCATGATTACAGCTGCTAGCGAACAAGAGGCTATTCGGCTGAGTTTGCAATATGGAGTAACTGATTATATTCTAAAGCCATTTCAATTTACACGCTTTAAAAAAAGCATCGCTCTCTTTCAACAACGACAAGAATTATTAAAGGATTCTACTACGATTACTCAGGAACAATTAGATGCCTTACATTTTTCCAACCCAATCCATCCAAAATTGACAGAAACCGCCGTTACTTTGGATAAAGGTCTAACTCAACCGACATTAGATTTAATAGTGAAGCTCATCCGACAACAAGCAGCCGGTTTTACTGTTTCTGATTTGACCAATGCAACCAATCTATCGCATGTTTCTGTCCGCAAATATTTGCATTATTTGGAAGGTAATGGCGTGATAAAAATGAAATTAGAATATGGAACAGTCGGACGACCAACTAGCTTGTATTATTTAATTGAAACATAA
- the rpsR gene encoding 30S ribosomal protein S18: protein MAQQRRGGRKRRKVCYFTANHIDNIDYKDVELLKRFVSERGKILPRRVTGTCAKHQRKLTIAIKRARIMGLLPFVSAE from the coding sequence ATGGCTCAACAACGCAGAGGCGGACGTAAGCGCCGTAAAGTTTGTTATTTTACAGCAAACCACATTGATAATATTGATTACAAAGATGTTGAATTGTTGAAACGCTTTGTTTCTGAAAGAGGTAAAATTTTACCTCGTCGTGTTACAGGAACATGTGCTAAACACCAACGTAAATTAACAATTGCAATTAAACGTGCTCGTATTATGGGATTATTACCATTCGTATCAGCTGAATAA
- the ssb gene encoding single-stranded DNA-binding protein, with protein sequence MINRVVLVGRLTKDADLRYTSSGAAVASFTVAVNRQFTNQSGEREADFINCVAWRKTAETLANFTRKGSLVGVEGRIQTRSYDNQQGQRVYVTEVVVDTFSMLESKSVSEQRQGHEGSGNQGTSSSRPPQTNNGGGGYQQQNSYNNSNTNNQSSAPQQQYQNSTRNEDPFATSGQPIDISDDDLPF encoded by the coding sequence ATGATTAACAGAGTTGTTTTAGTTGGAAGATTAACTAAAGATGCAGATTTACGCTATACTTCTAGTGGCGCAGCAGTTGCTTCTTTTACCGTGGCTGTAAACAGACAGTTTACTAACCAGAGCGGTGAAAGAGAAGCTGATTTTATTAACTGTGTAGCTTGGAGAAAAACTGCGGAAACACTTGCTAATTTTACACGCAAAGGTTCTTTAGTTGGTGTTGAAGGTCGTATTCAAACACGTTCTTACGACAACCAACAAGGTCAACGTGTATATGTTACTGAGGTGGTTGTTGATACGTTCTCAATGCTGGAATCAAAATCAGTTAGTGAACAACGTCAAGGTCATGAAGGTAGTGGTAATCAAGGAACTTCTAGTTCTAGACCTCCACAAACTAATAATGGCGGCGGCGGATATCAACAGCAAAATTCTTATAACAACAGCAACACAAATAATCAATCTTCAGCTCCTCAACAACAATATCAAAATTCCACTAGGAATGAGGATCCATTTGCTACAAGTGGACAACCTATTGATATCTCAGATGATGACTTACCATTCTAA